Genomic window (Acidobacteriota bacterium):
CTAACCACCCCTGGCGGAGGTGGGAGCCTCAACTTCATCACAACAGTTACCTGGAACGTGCCTGCCGATGAGAAAAGCGGAAGTATTCACGTTGGTAGAAACCGGAAGTATTCATGTTGGCTTGACAAGCGAGCCGGGGGAACTTGCCTCCGGCCCCGTTTTATGGTATAAAGACGGCTCAATCCGAGACGAAAGAGACACGACCATGCCGAAAGTCTGCGAGATCTGCGAGAAAGGCCCCGTCTTCGGGCATAGCGTCAGCCATTCCCACAAGTCGTCCCCCAAGAAGTGGAAGCCCAATCTCCAGCGGGTCAAAGCCCGGACGCCCTCAGGCGTGCGCCAGATCTGGGTCTGCTCTAGATGCCTGCGCTCCGGCAAGGTGGCCAAGGCCGCCTAGCCCGGGCCGGGTCAAACCCTCTCCACCGACTGAACTTCCTTCAGGCCGTCGATCCGCTTCGCGATGGCCTCCAGCTGCTTGATGTCCCTGATCTTGAGGTCCAGCCGGATGCGGGCCCGTCCTTCCGCGATATTGGCCGCTTCCGCCCGGGTGATGTCGGCCTCGAGGCCGGCCACGGCCGCGGCGACCTTGGCCAGCACGCCCGGCGTATCCTGGGCCTTGACCAGGAGCCGGGCCTTGAACGTCCCGGCCAGGGCCGGGTCCCACGACACCTCGACCAGCCGCTGGCCGTCGAGCATCTCCCGCTTCACGAGCGGACAGCGCAGCGAGTGCACGGTCAGGCCCTGGCCGGCCGTGAGGTAGCCGACGACCGGTTCGCCCTTGACCGGCGCGCAGCACTTGGCCAGCTTGATCATCTGCCCGTCGATGTCCCTGATCCGGACGGACGCGTCGGGCCCGAGGGCCAGCCGATCCGCGGCCTTTTCGATGAGGCCCGGCCGGCGCGGCGCCACGGGGCCGAAGACGGCCTCGACCAGCCTGGCGTCGACGACGACCCGGCCCAGGCCGGCCTGGCGGTAGAACTCCTCGAGCGACGGGGCCTTCGGCCCGAGGGCGGCGGCCAGGCGGGCGGCCGTCGCTTCTTCGCCGCGCAGCTCGGCGGGAATGGAGAACTTGCGGAGCTCCTTCTCCCAGAGCTTGCGTCCCAGCGCGATGCTCGTGGCCCGGCTCTTGACGTCGAGGGCCCGCCGCAGGGCCTGGCGGGCGCCCGAGGTGGCCGCGGCGGCCAGCAGGCTTCGCATCGGGGCCTTGGCCGGATCGGTCAGGATCTCGACGATGTCGCCGGTCCGGAGCGCGGTCTTGAGCGGGGCGGGCGAGCCGTTGACCCGCGCGGCCGCGGCATGGAGCCCGATCTCCGTGTGGACCTTGAAGGCGAAGTCGAGGGCCGTCGCGCCGGGCGGCAGGTTGATGACGCGGCCCTTGGGCGTGAAGACATAGACCTCCTCGGGGACGAGGTTGGTCTTCAGCGTGCGCAGGAACTCCTGGGGGTTCTTCTTCTCCTCGAACAGGGCGGCCATCTCCCGGAGCCAGTGCAGGCGGCGGTCCTCGACCATCGGGCTCGGCGGCGTGTCGTCCTTGTACCGCCAGTGGGCGGCGATGCCGTTCTCGGCCAGGTCGTGCATCTCCCGTGTCCGGATCTGGATCTCGAACATCTGCTTGTTCCCGGTGATGACCGTTGTGTGCAGGGCCTGGTAGAGGTTCGGCTTGGGCATGGCGATGAAATCGCGGAAGCGCTGGGGCAGGTGGGTCCAGCGCTGGTGGATGATGCCCAGTATGCCGTAGCAGTCCTGGACCGAGCCGGTGATGACGCGCAGGGCCAGGAAGTCGAAGACCTGGTCGAAGCCGATGTCCCGCCGTTTCATCTTGCTCCAGACGCTGTAGGGCCGCTTGATCCGGCAATAGATCTCGGCCGGCAGGCCGTTGGCGGCCATGAGCTCCTCGAGGGTCTTCTTCATGGCCGCCAGGTCCGCCTCGGCGGCCTTCCTCTGGGGCTCGATCTCCGCGGCGATCTTGGCGAACTCCTCCGGCTCGACGTAGCGGAAGGACAGGTCCTCGAGCTCGGCCCGGATGCGCCCCATGCCCAGCCGGTTGGCGATCGGCGCGTAGATGTCGAGCGTCTCGCGGGCGATCTGGCGCTGCTTCTCCTCGCCGAGGAATCCCAGGGTCTTGAGGTTGTGGATCCGGTCGGCCAGCTTGATGAAGATGACCCGGATGTCGTCGGTCATGGCCAGGATGATCTTGCGCAAGGTCTCGGCCCGGCGGACCTCCGGCGAGACCTCCTGGACCCGGCTGATCTTGGTCACGCCCTCGACGAGGTCGGCGACCTCGCGGCCGAAGCTCTCCCGGATCGCGGCCGCCGTCGTGTCCGTGTCCTCGAGGACGTCGTGGAGGAGCGCGGCGACGAGGGTCGTCTTGTCGAGGCGCATGTCGGCCAGGCAATCCGCGACCTCGAGCGGGTGGCTGAGGTACGGCTCGCCGGAGCGGCGGACCTGGCCCTTGTGGGCCTGGCCGGCGAAGACGTAGGCCTTGCGGAGGGCGGCGACCTCCTTCTCGCTGACGTAGGAGGAAACCTTCTCGACGATGTCGTCAAACCTGACCATGGCCGTCGGGCCTCTCCTGTCCGAGTATCCAGGACGCCGCCGCGAAAATGTCCGCGGCCGTGTGGGCTGGCCGGACGCCGCGGGCGGCCAGGGCGGCGGCGGACCGGCGGCCGTAGCCGGTGAGGACCAGGACGGGGGCCGCGCCGATGTTCCTTCCGAACAGGACATCGGCCGGCTTGTCCCCGATCATGTACGAGGCGTTGAGATCGAGGCCGAGCTCGCGGGCCGCCTGTAGGCCCAGGCCCGGCCGCGGCTTGGCGCAGGGGCAATCCGGCTCCGGACCCTCGCCGGCGTGAAGGCAGGAATAGATGGCGTCGAGCGGCGCGCCCTGTCGGGCGAACTCTTCGGCGAAGCGGCGGTGCAGGTCCCCGAGCTCCTCCGCGGCGATGTAGCCGCGGCCGACGCCCGACTGGTGGGTCACGACGACGGCGGCGAAGCCGGCCTTCCTGAGGGCGCGGACGGCCTCGAAGGCGGCCGGATAGATGTGGATCTGGCGGAAGTCGGCCGGATAGCCGGTATCCTCGTTGAGGGTGCCGTCACGGTCGAAAAAAACGGCCCTGCGCGTCTTCATGGCTCGGGTTCGCCGGCGGGGAAAACCTCCGCTCGAACGGTCAGGACGAGGACTTGCCGCACCCGGCCCCGGCCGTGCCGCAGGACCCGCTGGCGGCCTCGGACTTGGTCTCGGCCGGCGATTCGGCGCCGGCCTTGCGGTCCCTCGCGGTATGCCCGGCGGGGACGGAATCCTTCTTGGCGTAGTCGGTGATATACCAGCCGCTGCCCTTGAACTGGATGGCCGGCGAGGAGATCCTCTTGGCCACCGGCCCGCCGCACTTGGGGCACTTCTCGAGGGGCTTATCCTTGGCCTTCTGGAGAACTTCGGTCGTCTCCCGGCACTTCTTGCACTGATATTCGTAGATCGGCATTTTGGTCTAACTCCGCATAAACAATAGACCATTATAGCAGAATTCGATCGGTTGATTAAAAACAATGGCCACCGCGAGGCTATTCGTGGAAGACGATCGCCTCGAAGACCGAGAGCTTCGCCCCGCGCTTCCAGGCGTCGGCCGGCAGGCCGGCCTTGAGCGAGGCCTGGGCCAGGAACGTCTCGCGGTCCCAGCCGTTCTCGACCGGCACCTGGGGCAGGAGCAGGCCCTTGCGCCCGTCCCTCTCGACGACGACACCGTGGGTGCCGACCTTGACCAGCCCGGGGTCGGCGATCTCCCGGACCGGCGTCAGGACCGAGATCTCGACCCGCAGGCGCCCGATCTCGGACGCGGCGACGGGCGGGAAGCGGGGGTCCTCCGTGGCCGCGTAGATCGCGCAGCGGATGACGGCCTGGCCGAGCGGCATGACGGGCTCGATGAAGCCGATGCAGCCGCGCAGGTCCCCGCTCTTCGTCAGCGTCACGAAGGCGCCGCGCGGCGTCCGGAACTTCTCCCGGCCGGAGAGGTCGTCGATAGTCGCCCCCCGCTCCAGGAACGCGGCCAGGGAGGCGCGGGCCATTTTCAAGAGCTCGGCCTTTTCGTCCGCGGTCAGCGTGAAGGCCTCGGGCGCCGCGTGGCCCTGCGTCCGGACCGCCGCGGCCAGGTAGCCGACGACCGGGCCGCCGAACGCAGCCGAGTCCGTCCGGGCCAGCACCTTGACCTCGGGCCGGCCGAGCCTGGCCGCGTAGAGAAGAAGGGAGGCGACACCGCCGCCGCCGCACATGATATTCTCGCCCGCCTCGACCCGGCGGATGAGCGTCTCGGTCTTGCGGCCTTCGAGCAGCGCGGCCGTGGCGGCGTCCGTGGACCGGGCCTGAGCCTCCGGCAGGTAGTGCGACAGGTCCGTCGAGGCGACGACCAGGACCTTCCGGTCCCGGCAGTTCTTGGCCAGGGCCGAGGCGAGGGCCCTGATGGTCGTCGCCGCCTGCGCGCCCATGACGATGGGGACGATGGCCGCGCCGGGCAGGACGCGCTGGACGAAGGGCACCTGGACCTCGACCGAGTGCTCTTCGGCGAAGGCCTCCGGCCGGAAGCGGAAGCCCGAGGCCTTGGCGATGGCCTTGGCCAAGTCCGCGTCGACCCGGGCGGTCCCGAGCGGCGTCTCGAACCCTCCGTCCGGCCAGACCGAGACCCCCTCGAAGGCGAAGCGGTGGGACGGCCCGATGATGACGACGGTGTCGATGGCCTGGCCGCGGACGAGGGCGTAGGCGGCGGCCGCCGTCCGGCCCGAATACGCGTAGCCGGCGTGAGGCGCGATTATCCCGATGATGCGACCGGATGCGGCCGGCCTGGCCGGGGCGGCCGCGGCCAGGTAGCCGTCGATATCGGCGGCCAGCCGGGCCGGGTCGGCCGGGTAGAACTGGCCGGCGAACACGGCCGGCCTGAGGCCCTGGGCGAAAGCCGCCGCCGGGGCGAAGACAAGCAGGAGGACGATCGAGCGAAGGGTTCTGGTCATCGGCGCTCTCCCGCGGCGCGTCCGCCGCTTCATCGCCCTCAATATAGGGGCGGGACGGGGAAAAATCAATCTGGTTTCCGCGGCTGAACGAGATTGACTTTTTCACGTAATTTAAGATAAAATGCTCACGGGAAGGATCAGATGAAAGGCTTCTTCAAGTTCCTGCTGGCTGTGTTGACGCTGGGCCTGGTGTTTTTCCTCGGTCATCGTCTCGGACAAGAAAAAGAAAAAGCCAAGATCCCGATCTTCCAGGACGAGCCCGAAGGCCGCGAATAGCGCGTCCGGAACCGGCGCGGCCCGAGCGCGCCCGTTCGGCCGCCGGCCCGGGCGAAGGCAAGGCAACCGACCATGAAGTGGAGCACGACGGCGATCCTGATCATTTTCGCTGCTTTCGTTCTGCTCCTTATCATTAATCCCAACATGTCCTGCTTCGGCCGGCGCCTCAAGTCGCCGTTCTATCCCCTGTTCCGGAAGGGGAAGATGAAGGACGGGGCGAAGAAGCCTCCCAAGACCGAAGATTATGGCTTCAAGTAGAGCGGCCGTCCGGAGCCGGTTCCCGCCCGCGGCAGCCCTGCTCGTCGCTTCGTTCCTCGGGTCCCTGTCCTGCGCGGCCCCTCCGCCGCGTCTCGTGCCGCCGTCCGGCGGCGTCGAGGCCGTCGAGGGCTTCGGCTCCGCGTCCATAGCGGGTGCGGAAGCCTCGATCAGGGGCAAGTTCGGATTCGTCTTCCGCCAGCCGGACCTCGGCCGGATCGAGGCCGTCGATCCGCTCGGCCGCACGGCCTTCCTCATCGTTTTCCGCGGCGAGCGGGCCTGGTTCGTCCTGCCGGCTCGCGGCATCTACGCCGAGGACGCCGCGGCGGTCATGATGGAGCGTTTCCTCGGCGTCGCGCTTCTGCCCGGCGAGGCCGTCCGCCTCCTGTCCGGTTCCTGGGGCGCCGGCGGCGACGGCGCCTGGGCCGTCGAGCGGGACGCCGAAGGCCGCGGCGCCCGCGGCGCCCGCGACGGGTTCGCGCTGGAGGTCCGGGCCTTCTTCCCCGGCGGCGCGGTGCCCCGCGAGATCGCGGTCAAAGGGCCCGGGGCCTCCGGCCGGGTCAAGGTCCTGAAGCTCGGCTTCAATCCGCAGCCGCGCGACGAGCCGTTTGACACGGCTTTCCTGCGCGGCTACGCGGCCAAGACCTGGGAGGAGATCCTGGATCTCGTCGACCGATGACCATCCGCTCTTTCGCCAAGATCAACCTCGGCCTCGAGATCGTCGGCAAGCGGCCCGACGGCTACCACGATATCCGGACGCTCTTCCAGACCATCGCCCTGTCCGACGAGCTCGACCTCGGGCCGGCCCCGGACGGCGTCATCGAGCTTTCCGGCGACGACCGGTCGATCGCCTGGGACCGGACGAACCTCATCGACCGGGCCGCCCGGCGGCTTTGCGAGGAGAGCGGGACGGTCCGGGGCGTCCGGATCGCCGTCCGGAAATCGATCCCCGCCGGGCGCGGCCTGGGCGGCGGCAGCTCCAACGCCGCGGCCACGCTTCTGGCCCTGGACGCGCTCTGGGGCCTGGGGCTGGGCCCGGCCCGGCTGGCCCCCCTGGCCCGGGGGCTGGGAGCCGATGTCCCCTTTTTCCTGAAGGGCGGGCTCTGCCTGGGAGAGGGGATCGGCGACCGGCTGACGCCCCTGCCGGACCTGGCGCCGCTCGCCTGCCTGCTGGTCTTCCCCCCGTTCCCGATCTCCACGCCGTCCGTCTACGCCGGCGTCGAGGCGTCCTTGACTTCCCCCGGGAAAGTCAGTAAAATTGAGCGCTTTCTGGAGTCCGGAGACTTCGGACTGTTGGATAATGACCTGGAACGCGTCATTTTCCGGGCCCATCCCGAGCTCGAGCGCTGGACAAGATTTTTCCGGGAGCGGGGGGCTTTGGTGTCCCAGGTCAGCGGTTCGGGCTCCGCGGTGTACGGGCTGTTCCCCGACGCCGCGAGCGCCGAGGCGGCGCGGAGCAGGCTCCCCGGCACGCCGGACGCCCGCCTCGCGGCAACGCTGCCGCGGGAGCACTATTGGGCCCAGCTCGGTGCTGGGGCGTAGCCAAGCGGTAAGGCAACGGACTTTGGCTCCGTCATCGGAGGTTCGAATCCTCCCGCCCCAGTTCGGACGATATGAGACGAGGATAGGACGATGAAGGTATTCACGGGATCATCGAATCCGGCCCTGGCCCAGGAGATCGTCGATTACCTGAAGATCGACCTCGGGCGCTGCGTCCTCAAGCGCTTCAGCGACGGGGAGATCCGGTTCTACATCGACGAGAACGTCCGCGGCGAGGACGTCTTCATCATCCAGTCGGGCTGCTGTGACGCGAACAGCTACCTGATGGAGCTGTTCATCATGATGGACGCCTTCAAGAGGGCCTCGGCCGGGCGCATCACGGCGGTCGTCCCCTACTTCCCCTACGCCCGCCAGGATTGGAAAGACAAGCCGCGGGTGCCGATCAGCGCCCGCCTCGTGGCCGACCTCATCGAGACGGCCGGCGCCAACCGCGTCCTGACGATGGACCTTCACTCGCCCCAGATCCAGGGCTTCTTCGACATCCCCGTGGACAATCTGATGGCCGCGCCCGTGCTGGCCAACCACATCAAGACGCTCAAGCTCGACGACGTGACCGTCGTCTCCCCGGACGCCGGCGGCGTGGGCCGGGCCCGCGTCTTCGCCAAGCGCCTCGACGCCAAGCTGGCGATCATCGACAAGCGGCGTCCGGCGCCCAACGTGGCCGAGGTCCTGCACGTCATCGGCGACGTCGCCGGCCGGAACGTCGTCATCTACGACGACATGGTCGACACCGCCGGCACGCTGACGCTCGGCGCCGAGGCCCTGGCCAAGGAAGGCGCGAAGAGGATCTTCAGCGCCTGCACCCACCCCGTTCTCTCTGGTCCGGCCGTCGACCGGATCATGCCATCGAAGCTCGAGCGGGTTTTCGTGACCAACACGATCCCGCTGAACCCGCAGGCCGCCGCTTCCGGCCGGTTCGCCGTCCTGTCCGTCGCCGAGCTCTTCGGCGAGGCCATCCGGCGGATCAACGAGGGCAGCTCCGTCAGCTCCCTGTTCGCCTAAGGAGAACACCATGAACATCGTCGTCAAGACCGAAAAACGCCAAGGCCTCGGGACCAACGCCTCGCGGCGGCTACGGGCCCAGGGATTCGTCCCGGCCGTCC
Coding sequences:
- the rpmB gene encoding 50S ribosomal protein L28; protein product: MPKVCEICEKGPVFGHSVSHSHKSSPKKWKPNLQRVKARTPSGVRQIWVCSRCLRSGKVAKAA
- a CDS encoding bifunctional (p)ppGpp synthetase/guanosine-3',5'-bis(diphosphate) 3'-pyrophosphohydrolase, translating into MVRFDDIVEKVSSYVSEKEVAALRKAYVFAGQAHKGQVRRSGEPYLSHPLEVADCLADMRLDKTTLVAALLHDVLEDTDTTAAAIRESFGREVADLVEGVTKISRVQEVSPEVRRAETLRKIILAMTDDIRVIFIKLADRIHNLKTLGFLGEEKQRQIARETLDIYAPIANRLGMGRIRAELEDLSFRYVEPEEFAKIAAEIEPQRKAAEADLAAMKKTLEELMAANGLPAEIYCRIKRPYSVWSKMKRRDIGFDQVFDFLALRVITGSVQDCYGILGIIHQRWTHLPQRFRDFIAMPKPNLYQALHTTVITGNKQMFEIQIRTREMHDLAENGIAAHWRYKDDTPPSPMVEDRRLHWLREMAALFEEKKNPQEFLRTLKTNLVPEEVYVFTPKGRVINLPPGATALDFAFKVHTEIGLHAAAARVNGSPAPLKTALRTGDIVEILTDPAKAPMRSLLAAAATSGARQALRRALDVKSRATSIALGRKLWEKELRKFSIPAELRGEEATAARLAAALGPKAPSLEEFYRQAGLGRVVVDARLVEAVFGPVAPRRPGLIEKAADRLALGPDASVRIRDIDGQMIKLAKCCAPVKGEPVVGYLTAGQGLTVHSLRCPLVKREMLDGQRLVEVSWDPALAGTFKARLLVKAQDTPGVLAKVAAAVAGLEADITRAEAANIAEGRARIRLDLKIRDIKQLEAIAKRIDGLKEVQSVERV
- a CDS encoding HAD family hydrolase, with translation MKTRRAVFFDRDGTLNEDTGYPADFRQIHIYPAAFEAVRALRKAGFAAVVVTHQSGVGRGYIAAEELGDLHRRFAEEFARQGAPLDAIYSCLHAGEGPEPDCPCAKPRPGLGLQAARELGLDLNASYMIGDKPADVLFGRNIGAAPVLVLTGYGRRSAAALAARGVRPAHTAADIFAAASWILGQERPDGHGQV
- a CDS encoding FmdB family zinc ribbon protein, with protein sequence MPIYEYQCKKCRETTEVLQKAKDKPLEKCPKCGGPVAKRISSPAIQFKGSGWYITDYAKKDSVPAGHTARDRKAGAESPAETKSEAASGSCGTAGAGCGKSSS
- the amrB gene encoding AmmeMemoRadiSam system protein B → MTRTLRSIVLLLVFAPAAAFAQGLRPAVFAGQFYPADPARLAADIDGYLAAAAPARPAASGRIIGIIAPHAGYAYSGRTAAAAYALVRGQAIDTVVIIGPSHRFAFEGVSVWPDGGFETPLGTARVDADLAKAIAKASGFRFRPEAFAEEHSVEVQVPFVQRVLPGAAIVPIVMGAQAATTIRALASALAKNCRDRKVLVVASTDLSHYLPEAQARSTDAATAALLEGRKTETLIRRVEAGENIMCGGGGVASLLLYAARLGRPEVKVLARTDSAAFGGPVVGYLAAAVRTQGHAAPEAFTLTADEKAELLKMARASLAAFLERGATIDDLSGREKFRTPRGAFVTLTKSGDLRGCIGFIEPVMPLGQAVIRCAIYAATEDPRFPPVAASEIGRLRVEISVLTPVREIADPGLVKVGTHGVVVERDGRKGLLLPQVPVENGWDRETFLAQASLKAGLPADAWKRGAKLSVFEAIVFHE
- the ispE gene encoding 4-(cytidine 5'-diphospho)-2-C-methyl-D-erythritol kinase, whose translation is MTIRSFAKINLGLEIVGKRPDGYHDIRTLFQTIALSDELDLGPAPDGVIELSGDDRSIAWDRTNLIDRAARRLCEESGTVRGVRIAVRKSIPAGRGLGGGSSNAAATLLALDALWGLGLGPARLAPLARGLGADVPFFLKGGLCLGEGIGDRLTPLPDLAPLACLLVFPPFPISTPSVYAGVEASLTSPGKVSKIERFLESGDFGLLDNDLERVIFRAHPELERWTRFFRERGALVSQVSGSGSAVYGLFPDAASAEAARSRLPGTPDARLAATLPREHYWAQLGAGA
- a CDS encoding ribose-phosphate pyrophosphokinase, with the protein product MKVFTGSSNPALAQEIVDYLKIDLGRCVLKRFSDGEIRFYIDENVRGEDVFIIQSGCCDANSYLMELFIMMDAFKRASAGRITAVVPYFPYARQDWKDKPRVPISARLVADLIETAGANRVLTMDLHSPQIQGFFDIPVDNLMAAPVLANHIKTLKLDDVTVVSPDAGGVGRARVFAKRLDAKLAIIDKRRPAPNVAEVLHVIGDVAGRNVVIYDDMVDTAGTLTLGAEALAKEGAKRIFSACTHPVLSGPAVDRIMPSKLERVFVTNTIPLNPQAAASGRFAVLSVAELFGEAIRRINEGSSVSSLFA